The genomic DNA TTGGGATTGAATTTCGTCGGGACGATGACGACTTTCCATTCTCCGTCCTGTTTTAGGAACAGTTTTGAAGCGCGGTTCGGTAAAGGAGACCCGTCTTCATCGTTGAACTCGTGAATGATGTAGGCGACGTCACCTTTCTGAAAACTTTTGACGACTTTACCCGGTTTGATTTTTAAATTTTTGGCACCGAGCGTCGTGGCCCGTAATAACTTTTTATCACCTGTATATTCAATCGAGGCAAGTGCATCAGCATCAGCCGTACCTGATTGACCAATTGTCTTTTGATACGTTGCATAAACATCGAGGACATCTTGACTTGCCTGTTTTGTTTGTTTCGTTTCCGTTGACTTCGGGGATTGAGTATCAGTTGACTTCGGGGATTCAGTATCAGTAGACGGAGCAGAATCGTTTCCACATCCGACGAGGATGATACTAGTTGACGCGAGTACCGTCAATAATCGTTTCATATTCCAGTTCCTCCTATATGAACAACATCAATACTTTGTGTCTTCACCATACAGGAAATTCGCTTTTTTGAGTAGGGAATAGGTACACTATCATAAAGGAGAGTGGGTTCAAGATGAAAATTCACGTAACAGACGAAGCATTACAATACTTCAAAGAAGAGATGGAAGCAAAGGAAGGCGATACCATCCGATTTTTCGCTAAATACGGCGGATCAACCGATTTAACGCAAGGTTTCTCAGTCGGAGTCCACATGGAGACCGTCGACCGGGCAGCGGTTGAAGAAACCGTCGACGGGATTCATTTCGTCGTTTCCGATCAAGATGACTGGCTGTTCCAGGGGCAGGATGTCGAAGTATCCGTCCAAAACGAAGAAATTGTCTTTTCGCAGGCGAAGCAATAAGCAGGACATGAAGGGGACCGAATCGGTCTTCTTCATTTTTTTGTCTAGAATAATTGTAAGCGGCGACATGCTTCTGTACAATGGAGAATGTAAGCGATTAAAAGCAAGTATAAAAGGGGGAATAGAGATGATTCCGTACAAACACGAACCATTCACGGACTTCTCACAGGAAGCAAACAAGAAAGCGTTCGAAGAGGCGCTTGACCTTGTATCGAAAGAGCTTGGGAAAGATTATCCACTCGTCATCGGGGGAGAACGTGTGACGACAGAGGACAAAATCGTTTCTGTCAATCCGGCAAACAAAGAAGAAATCGTCGGACGCGTTTCGAAAGCGACACAAGCACACGCTGAAGATGCGATGCAAGCTGCAGTCAAAGCATTTGAGACGTGGAAATTCGTCAATCCGAGTGTTCGTGCGGACGTCTTATTCAAAGCAGCGAACATCATCCGCAAACGCAAACATGAATTCTCGGCTTATCTCGTCAAAGAAGCAGGTAAACCATGGAACGAAGCGGATGCGGATACAGCAGAAGCAATCGATTTCCTCGAATACTATGCGCGTCAGATGCTCGTCTTAAAAGAAGGTAAAAAAGTCGAGAGCCGTCCGGGTGAATACAACCGTTACGACTACATTCCACTCGGTGTCGGTGTCATCATCTCACCATGGAACTTCCCGCTTGCCATCATGGCAGGAACAGCGGTTGCTGCGATCGTGGCAGGTAACCCGATCCTCTTGAAACCAGCATCAACGACACCGGTCGTCGCTGCCAAATTCGTGGAAGTCATGGAACAGGCAGGTCTTCCGGCCGGCGTCTTGAACTTCATTCCGGGACCAGGCGCGGAAGTCGGCGATTACCTCGTCGATCATCCGAAAACGCGTTTCATCAGCTTCACGGGTTCACGCGATGTCGGACTCCGTATCAACGAACGGGCTTCGAAATTGAACGACGGTCAAATCTGGCTCAAACGCGTCATCGCGGAAATGGGCGGAAAAGACACGATGGTCATCGACGAGTCGGCTGATCTCGACTATGCGGCAGACATGATTACAAAAGCAGCATTTGGTTTCTCGGGACAAAAATGTTCAGCTTGTTCACGTGTCGTCGCACTTGATTCGGTTTATGACGAATTGCTCGCAAAAGTCGTCGAAAACACGAACAAACTCAGTATCGGTAACCCGGTCGACGTGACGAACAACGTTGGACCTGTCATCGATGCAGCAGCTTTCAAGAAAATCACATCGTACTTCGATGTCGCAAAACAAGAAGGCCGGATTGCAGCGGGTGGTACAGCGGATGATTCGACAGGATACTTCGTATCGCCGACAATCGTCGCTGACGTTCAACCGACTGATCGTTTGATGCAGGAAGAAATCTTCGGACCGGTCGTCGCTTTCACGAAAGCAAAAGACTTCAAAGAAGCGATCGATATCGCAAACAACACGGAGTACGGTTTGACGGGTGCGGTCATCACTCAAGATCGTACGAACCAGGAATACGCACGTGCGAACTTCCATGTCGGTAACCTATACTTCAACCGTGGTTGCACAGGCGCAATCGTTGGGTACCAGCCGTTTGGCGGATTCAACATGTCAGGGACGGATTCAAAAGCAGGCGGACCGGATTACTTGACTTTACACCTTCAAGCAAAAACTACTTCTGAAATGTTCTAAAATGATGTTTAATAGATGAAACGGGTATGCGACCTGCATACCCGTTTTTCTTTAGAAAAGGGGGAGCACGAGATGAACGGAATGTGGTTCGCAATTTTGTTGTATCTGGGTTTGATGGTCACACTAGGCGTCGTCGCGTATTATCGGACAAAAAACATGAACGATTATATGCTGGGAGGACGAACAATCGGACCTGTCGTCACAGCGCTCTCAGCCGGAGCGAGTGATATGAGTGGATGGTTATTGATGGGATTACCAGGCGCCATGTTTGCAACTGGTCTGTCCAGTGGATGGATTGTCATCGGGTTACTGCTCGGTGCGTATGCCAACTGGTTGCTCGTTGCACCACGTTTACGTGCTTATACGGCACATGCCGGGGATGCGATTACGATTCCCGACTACTTTGAAAAACGGTTCCATGATAAAAGTGGTGTTCTGCGTACAGTTTCAGCTGGAGTTATCTTAATATTCTTTATAATGTACGCTTCAAGTGGTTTTGTTGCCGGCGGTCGTTTGTTTGAATCCGTCTTCGGGCTTGAATATACAACCGGCTTATGGATTTTGGCAGGTGTCGTCATTGCCTATGTCTTCCTGGGCGGGTTCCTCGCAGTCAGTTGGACGGATGTCGTTCAAGGAATGATCATGGTCATCGCCTTGCTGATCGTTCCAGCCGTGACGCTTGCGCTCAGCGGTGGGATCAATGAGACGCTTGAGACGATTCGTTCGACGGATGGTTCGAAACTCGAGTTGTTCAAAGGGACAACCGTGATCGGCATCGTTTCCTTGCTTGCTTGGGGTCTCGGTTACTTTGGTCAACCGCACATCATCGTCCGTTTTATGGCGATTCGAAACCTGCATGAAATGAAATCGGCTCGTCGGGTCGGAATGATCTGGATGACGTTTTCGATTGTCGGAGCCATGGTAACGGGATTATTCGGATACGCCTATTTCACACAACAAGGCGGAACACTCGATAATCCGGAGAACGTCTTCATTCAACTGTCACGTGATCTGTTCCCGGGTTTCATCACAGGATTATTACTCGCAGCATTACTCGCGGCGATCATGTCGACGATCTCGACGCAACTGCTCGTCTCGTCGAGTGCTGCAACCAATGACTTCTATCAGCGTTTCCTAAAACGGAATGCGTCAGATAAAGAGTTAATGGTCATGGGGCGGATCATGGTTCTCGTCGTCGCACTGCTTGCGATTGCCCTGTCATTTGGTGCTCAAAAATCCATCTTGACGCTGGTCGGATATGCATGGGCGGGATTCGGTGCTGCGTTTGGACCAGTCGTCTTATTCAGCCTGTTATGGCGCCGGATGAACAAACATGGTGCACTTGCCTCGATGATTACGGGATCGGTCGTCGTCATCGCCTGGATTTTGGTGAAGATGTATGTCAAAGATCTTCCGTTTTACATCTCGGAGATGTATGAGATGATTCCTGCGTTCATCGCGTCTACCGTCGCACTCGTCGCCGGCAGTCTTTTGACGAAAGCACCAAGTCAAGCGATGTATGATGAATTCGATGAAGTGCAGGCTCAACTCAAAGGAGCGGAACAACAACGGAAAGTCGTTTGATGATCACAAAAAAGGATGTCCGGTGCCTCGTGCGCCGGGCATTGTTTTTCTATAGAAGAAACTAACTAAGTGAACATATCTTTATGTAAAGCACATATGTTGCCTATGCGCAAAAAAAGCGTATACTAACAACTAAAGAGAGGTGAGGCAAATGGCGAGTCAACCGATCGTTCCAGTGGAGCGTTTGAAAAAAAGGCACTATATCGGACCGGCATTCGTGGCTGCCGTCGCTTACCTCGACCCGGGGAATTTCGCGACGAACATGACAGCAGGAGCACAGTACGGATTTTTACTGCTATGGGTAATTGTCGCTGCCAACCTGATGGCTGTGATGATTCAGACACTGTCGGCGAAACTGGGTTTGATCAGCAATACGAGCCTTGCGGAAGTCATCCGGGATGAACTGTCGCCGGTCATGCGGATCATTTATTGGGCGCAGGCCGAACTCGTTGCCATGGCAACAGATTTGGCTGAATTTGTCGGAGCTGCACTCGGCTTTAATCTGTTGTTCAGCATTGATTTGAAAATCGCCGCCTTGCTGACAGCAGTTGCTTCGTTCGTCATCCTCGGATTCGAACGGAAAGGGTTACGGCATTTTGAAGCCGTCATCGGAGCATTGGTCCTTGTCATTGCTCTGGCATTTGCGATTCAGGTCATCGAAGTCAAACCGGTCCTGCGGGACGTCGCCGGGGGATTGATTCCCGGATTTTCCGGAACGTCGAGTATTGTCCTGGCAGCGGGGATGCTCGGGGCAACGGTCATGCCGCATGCGATTTACCTCCATTCCGATTTAACGAAACGCCGGATGGGAAACATTGCTGATAAAAAAGGTTTGTTACGGATTCAGAAAATGGACATTTGGGCGGCGATGCTGATTGCGGGAGCGGTCAATGCCGCGATGCTTGTCATTGCCGCGACAGTTTTCTTCGGGACGAGCCAACAGGCCGAGACGCTGGAAAGTATTTTTCATGGACTCGGGACGTCTCTCGGGGGCGCAGCACCTTATCTGTTTGGCGGAGCGCTGTTGATTTCCGGACTGGCTTCATCGAGTGTCGGCACGATGTCCGGGGATGCCATCATGCGCGGTTTCCTGAAGATGGAGATTCCGATCTTCCTCAGACGCAGTATCACGATGTTACCGGCGATTATCTTGCTGTTATCCGGATTTGATCCGACACGTGCCTTAATTTGGAGCCAGGTCGCATTATCGTTCGGGATTCCGTTTGCCTTGATCCCGTTAATTCGTGCGACATCAAGTGAACGGATCATGGGCAAATATAAAAACCGGACGCTGACGAAAGGTGTCGCTTGGACGATCGTTAGTATCGTTATCGTCTTCAACATCTATTTGTTAGTTGATCTTTTATTTTGAATAATCAGATTTCTTGTTTTGCTTATCGGTAGCCCGGGTAATTCATTACTAGAAGCTTTCTGCCCGGAAGCTTTGCTACCCCTATAAGGACGATGGTGCGGACCTCCCCCCGATGCACCATCGTCTTTTTTGTCTGGACAAAAAGTGCTATGATTAGAAATAGTGTAAAATATATTGAAAAAGTTCCGGAGGTGGAATCAGATGGCAAAGATTAATGAAGAACAAGTCCGCCATGTGGCGCATTTAGCACGTCTCGCCGTAACAGATGAAGAAGTCCAACAATTTACCGTTCAACTTGAGAAGATTCTCGGGTTTGCTGAACAATTAAATGAGCTCGATACGACAGGCGTCGAACCGACGACACACGTCCTCGATCTCAAAAACGTCTTGCGTAAAGACGAAGTACGTCCGTCGCTTCCGCGCACGGAAGTAGAACGACTCTCACCTGATTGGGAAGACGGACAAGTCCGTGTCCCGGCAGTATTCGAATAAGGAGGAGACCACCGATATGTCACTTTTTGAACATGGTGTAAAGAACTTACACACACTCGTCAAAGACGGAGAAGTCAAAGTATCCGAGCTTGTCCAGGAATCGTTTGACCGGATTGACCGCGTTGACGGAAACATCGGCGCATTTTTATCATTAAACGAAGATGCTTTCGAACAAGCAAAACGGATGGACGAGATTGCAAAGCACGAAGCGAACCCATTATTCGGGTTACCGATTGGTGTCAAAGACAACATCGTCACGAAAGGGATGACGACGACGTGTGGTTCGAAGTTCCTCGAAAACTTCGTTCCGGCGCATGATGCGACGGTCGTCGAGCGTCTGCATGAAGCAGGAGCCATTACAATCGGGAAACTCAACATGGACGAGTTCGCGATGGGCTCATCAAACGAAAACTCGGCCTACAAGCCGGTTCGTAACCCGTGGAACACAAAACACGTACCGGGCGGTTCGTCAGGCGGATCAGCAGCAGCTGTCGCGGCAGGCGAAGTCTTGTTCAGCCTTGGTTCTGATACGGGTGGTTCGATCCGTCAACCGGCTGCTTACTGTGGTGTCGTCGGCTTAAAACCGACATACGGTCTCGTCTCGCGTTACGGTCTCGTTGCCTTCGCCTCATCACTTGACCAAATCGGTCCATTGACACGGACGGTCGAAGACAATGCGTACTTATTGAGTGCGATTGCCGGACATTGTGACATGGATTCGACGTCAGCGAACGTCAACCCGACGGATTACACACAAGCACTGACAGGGGATATCAAAGGACTGAAGATTGCCGTTCCGAAAGAGTATTTCGGCGAAGGAATCAGTGAAGGCGTTAAGGAAAATATCCGTGCCGCAATCAAGAAACTTGAATCGCTTGGTGCGACGGTCGACGAAGTCTCACTTCCGAACTCGAAATATGCGCTCGCGACGTATTATTTGCTCGCTTCTTCAGAAGCATCATCGAACTTGGCACGTTTCGACGGAATCCGTTATGGTGTCCGCGCGGAAGCTGATGCACTCGAAGATGTCTTCAAGTATTCGCGCGCTCAAGGTTTCGGTGACGAAGTCAAACGCCGGATCATGCTTGGCACGTATGCCCTCAGCTCAGGCTATTACGATGCCTACTATAAAAAAGCACAACAAGCACGGACGTTGATTAAACAAGACTTTGACCAGGTCCTTGCCAACTACGATGTCATCATCGGACCAACTGCACCGACTCCAGCCTTTGAACTCGGGGCACAGAACGATGATCCGGTCACGATGTATGCTAACGATATCCTGACGATTCCAATCAACTTGGCAGGTGTCCCGGCGATTTCGGTTCCAGCCGGTCTCGTCGACGGATTGCCTGTCGGTCTGCAAATCATCGGAAAACACTTTGACGAGGCGACGATTTATCGTGCTGCGCATGCATTCGAGCTTGCGACCGGTGGATTCGCGCTTCCGAAGTTATAAAGGAGAATGCCTTATGAACTTTGAAACGGTCATCGGTATTGAGGTCCATGCCGAATTAAATACAAATACGAAGATGTTTTGCGGCTGTGCCCGGGAATACGGAGCGGAAACGAATACGAAGACGTGCCCGATCTGTCTCGGACATCCCGGTGTTCTGCCGAAAATTAATGAAAAAGCAGTCGAACTGGCCGTTCGTGCTGCCATGGCCTTGAACTGTCAGGTTGCCGATCAAACGAAATTCGACCGGAAAAACTATTTTTATCCGGATACACCAAAAGCGTATCAAATTTCGCAGTTTGATCAGCCGATCGGTTTTGATGGCTACATCGATGCGGAGGTCGACGGCGAAACAAAACGTTTCCGGATCGAACGCGTCCACCTCGAAGAAGATGCCGGGAAGATGAACCACACCGGTGCCAACCATTCGGTCGTCGACTTCAACCGGACCGGCGCACCGTTGATTGAGATCGTCAGTGAAGCCGACATGCGTTCAGCAAAAGAAGCGGTCGCGTACCTCGAACGTCTTAAAGAAGTGTTGCAGTATGCCGGCGTCTCGGACGTTAAGATGGAAGAGGGATCGTTACGGTGCGACTGTAACATCTCCGTCCGTCCCTACGGACAAGAGAAATTCGGTACAAAAACCGAGCTGAAGAACTTGAACTCGTTCGGAAACGTCTTAAAAGGTCTGGAATACGAAGAAGACCGTCACCGTAAGTTGTTGTTATCCGGCGGTGTCATGCGTCAGGAAACACTTCGTTTTGACGAAACGAAAAAACAAACGGTCTTGATGCGGGTTAAAGAAGGAGCATCTGATTACCGCTACTTCCCGGAACCGGATCTCGTTAAGTTGGTTCTTGATCATGACTGGAAAGAAGCAATCCGTGCCGGTATCCCGGAATTACCTGATGCCCGCCGTGTCCGCTACCAGGAAGCGCTTGGTCTGTCCGCCTATGATGCAAAACAATTAACTGTCACACGTGAGATGGCCGAATACTTCGAAGCGACGATTGCAGCCGGTGCTGAACCGAAAGCCGCTGCCAACTGGACAGTCGGGGAAGTCCAAGGTCACTTGAACAAATCGACGGAAACGTTTGACACGATCAAGTTGACACCAGCCCGTCTCGCGGAAATGATCGAATTGATTGCCGGCGGCACGATTTCATCAAAAATCGCGAAACAAGTCTTCACGGCCGTCATCGAGCAAGGCGTCGAGCCGCGTGCTTACGTCGAAGAACAAGGACTTGCACAAATCTCGGACGAAGGACTCCTTCGCGGACTGGTTGTCGAGATGTTTGAAGCAAATCCGGCGGTTGTCGAAGAACTCGTCAACGGCCGTGACCGGAAAAAAGGTTTCGTCATCGGTCAAATCATGAAAAAGACAAAAGGAATGGCGAATCCGGCATTGCTTGATCAACTGTTCTACGAAGAACTCGAAAAATTAAAATAAGTTCTGTTGAAGCACTGATTTCCTCTCTTAAATCAAGGGAAGGAAGCAGTGCTTCTTTTTTTGCCTTTGTAATGTGCCAGAACTTCATGTAAAATAAAACAGTTATGTATCAAATGGATCGGTTGAGTAAAAAAGGAGAAAATCTTATGAGACCTAGAGCGCGAGTGATTTATAACCCGACTTCCGGGAAAGAGATGGTAAAGCGTAATCTGCCGTATATCTTGGACCGGCTGGAAGCAGCGGGTTATGAGACTTCCGTCTATTCGACGAAAGCGGTCGGTGACGCGACATATGAAGCAGCACGGGCCTGTGAAGCCGAATTTGACCTTGTCGTTGCTGCAGGTGGAGATGGTACGTTAAACGAAGTGATCAGTGGCATGGCCTCGTATCCGGTTCGTCCGAAACTGGGTGTCTTACCGGTCGGAACGACCAATGACTTCGGTCGGGCGATGCGGATTCCTTTGACGATTGAGGGTGCGATGGATGTCATCTGTACCGGGTACACGATGCCCGTCGACATCGGGAAGATCGAAGGGACGACAGGTACCCACTACTTCATCAACATCGCAGGTGGTGGCATCATGACGGAACTCTCGTACGAAGTTCCATCAAAACTGAAGACGGCACTCGGACAGTTGGCGTATTACGTCAAAGGGATGGAAAAACTCCCGCAAATCCGTCCGACCTATGTCGAGCTCGAACACGAACGCGGGATTTTTAAAGGCGAAGTCATGTTATTTTTGACTTCGAACACCAATTCTGTAGGCGGTTTTGAAAAACTTTCACCGAATGCTTCCCTCAATGATGGACGCTTTGATTTATTCATTTTGAAAAAATGTAATCTCGTTGAGTTAATCCGTGTCATGCGGTTGGCGTTAAAGGGAGACCACTTCTCGGATCCATGTATTGAACATGTGACGACGTCGTTTGTCCGGATGCGAAATACATCCGAGATGAGCTTGAACATCGATGGCGAGTTTGGCGGAATTTGTGAAGGGGAGATGACGAATCTTCAATCACATTTCGACGTCATGACGCCGAAGTTCCGGATCGACGAGATGGAAACGATCAATTTACAGCTACAGGCACAAGAACAGGAAACGAATCTCGCGTAAGACGCGGGATTTTCTAGGAGGAAAATAATATGATTCCAGTACAAAAAAACGATGAGCACGTCGTCGATATCGTCGACTTGACGCACGACGGTTCAGGGGTTGCCCGGATTGACGGCTACACAGTCTTCATTCCCGGTGCCCTGCCGACGGAACAAGTCAAAATCAGAATTACGAAAACGACGAAATCATACGGCTTCGGACGGATTATCCGTCAAAAAACGAAGAGTGTCGATCGTGTCGAGCCGCCTTGTCCGGTCTATAACCAGTGCGGCGGTTGCCAACTGCAGCATCTCTCATATGACGCGGAACTGAAATTCAAACACAACCGTGTCCGTGACGCTTTCGCGCGTCTTGCCGGTCTTGAGATTCCGGTCCACGAAACGATGGGTATGGAAGATCCATGGGGTTACCGCAACAAGGCACAAGTGCCGGTCGCGTTCCAATCCAACAAGTTAATGGCCGGTTTTTATCAAAAACGCAGTCACCGGATCATCGACATGGATTACTGTCTGATCCAAAATAAAGAGAATGATGATGCAATTCAAGCCGTCCGGAAAGTACTGGCTGACCTGAAGGTTCCGGCTTACGATGAAAAGAAAAACAGCGGTGTCATCCGTCACATCATGGCACGCCACGGTTACCATACAAACGAATTGATGATCGTCCTCGTGACGAAGGTCAAACAATTGCGCGGTGCTGATAAAATCGTCGAAGGCATCTTAAAAGCTGTCCCGAACGTCACATCGATCCAGCAAAACATCAATCCGGATGAGACGAATGTCATCTTAGGAAAACGTAACATCGTCTTACATGGACCATCTGTCATCCGCGATCAAATTGCCGGATTGACGTATGAAATTTCACCGCATTCGTTCTTCCAGGTCAATCCGTTACAAACGGAAAAACTGTACGGAAAAGCGCTGGAATACGCTCAGTTAACTGGCGATGAAATCGTCGTTGATGCATACTGCGGAATCGGTTCGATCTCATTATCGCTCGCGCAACAGGCGAAACACGTCTACGGTATCGAAATGGTCCCACAAGCGATTGACGACGCACGCCGGAATGCAAAAGCAAACGGGATCGACAACGTATCGTTTGAGTACGGAACTGCAGAAACGGTCATGCCGGCACTCGTTAAAGGCGGCATCAAGCCTGACGTCATCGTCGTTGACCCGCCGCGTAAAGGCTGTGACGAAGAATTCCTCCGTGCTGCTGCTGAAGTCGCACCGAAGCGGATCGTCTACGTCTCTTGTAATGCATCGACACAAGCGCGTGACGCGAAGCTTTTGGCTGAACTCGGCTACAAGCTGATGGAAGTCACACCGGTCGATATGTTCCCACACACGACACACGTCGAGAGCGTTGCCTTGTTCGTACGTGAAGAAAACTAAGTGCCTCTAAACTAACAAAAAACGAGAATCACTTACCGGAAGAACGGTAGTGTGATTCTCGTTTTTTTATGTGAAATTTTTACTGGATCTTAGAAGCGAAAAGCGCATCAACAACCCGTTGACTGGATTTCCCGTCATCCAGGCTGCAAAAGCGTTCCTGGAACGCTGCGTATTTATCTTCGTACTGTTTGGATTGTATTTCGATGTTTTCAATATAGTCGATGACCTGGTCACTTTCTTTTAACAGAGGACCGGGAACGACCGCTTCAAAATCAAAATAGAATCCCCGGAGGACGGAAGCATACTTCTCTAAATCATACGTAAAGAATAACATCGGACGGTTCAAGTGAGCATAATCGAAGAAGACGGACGAGTAATCCGTAATCAACAGATCACTGATCAGATACAGCTCCGCGATATCACCGTAAGCGGACACGTCGTATGCAAAACCGTCAAACGCTGTCAAATCAAGGTATTCAGCAATCAAGTAGTGCATACGCAACAGAACGATATGGTCGTCACTCAAACGGGCTTGCATCTGTTCCAAATCCAGCTTGAGATTAAAACGGTATTGTCCCTTCGTCACGAATTCGTCGTCACGCCAAGTCGGTGCATATAAGATGACTTTTTTGTCAGGCGGCAATTGTAACGACTGCTTGATCTGTTCGGCTTGTTGCTGGCGGTCAGGCGCATACAACAGGTCATTTCGCGGATAACCGGTTTCAAGAAGCAGTCCCCGAAAATCAAAGGCCCGTTTGAAGATGGCGCTGGAATAGAGGTTGGGTGAAAGCAGATAGGTCCATTCCCGGGCCTGGGCAGAAAAGTTCTTTTTATACTGTTCGGTATTCGTACCCGGCATATGGACCTCGTCCATGTCGAGTCCCAGCCGTTTTAAAGGAGTGCCGTGCCAGGTCTGTAAATAAATCGTTTCCCGTCGTTTTTTTAAGCTGAGCGGCTGACGCGTATTGAAAATCCAGTACTGCGCCCGGGCCATCAGGTAATAGTATTTCGGGCTATTCCGCAATACCCAGTTCGGACAAACTGCCTTGACTGCAGCAGTCGGTTCTTTGGCAAAAATCCAGACGAGTTCAAGTTCCGGATGCTGTTTTTGGAGCGTCAGGTAAAGCGCCTTCGGATTATCGGAATAACCGCGTCCTAAAAAACTTTCAAACAGGACAAGGTTTTTTTGAACCGGAAGCTTTTGAAACAGTCGATAGAGAAGTAATCCTTTATGGATTTTCTTGCGACGGATCTTCGTAAGTAGCTGTGTCATGTCATACTCCTTTAAAAAAGATTAAAAATGATGTTGTCTGTAATGAGTCGGCGTCTCGCCCGTCGTCTGTTTGAACGCTTGACTGAAATGGCTTTGACTCGAGAAATGTAACTTGTTCGAGATGGTCAGCAAGGAATCATCCGTCGAACGCAACAGACGTTTCGCTTCACGGATCCGTTCACGAATGACATAGCGTGCAAGCGGAAGTCCCGTCTCTTCCTTGAACAGGACGGATAAATAATTCGACGAAACGTGAATCGCTTGGCTGATTGATGAGACCGACAACGGATCATAAAGATGTTGCTGGATGTAACGGATTGCGGCAAGTACATGCGGCGAATGGCGTAACTCCTGAATCTGTTTGACGGCTTCGGCAAAACTGACGGTAATCCGGACGTGACGGTTTCGCAGTTCGGAAATACTGGTTGCTGCCTCGATCGATTCAATCATCCGGTCACTGAGCATAAAGGCCTCATCCGGTTCCAGTCCGCCGTTAATGGCAGCCCGTGCGCT from Exiguobacterium sibiricum 7-3 includes the following:
- the rlmD gene encoding 23S rRNA (uracil(1939)-C(5))-methyltransferase RlmD, which produces MIPVQKNDEHVVDIVDLTHDGSGVARIDGYTVFIPGALPTEQVKIRITKTTKSYGFGRIIRQKTKSVDRVEPPCPVYNQCGGCQLQHLSYDAELKFKHNRVRDAFARLAGLEIPVHETMGMEDPWGYRNKAQVPVAFQSNKLMAGFYQKRSHRIIDMDYCLIQNKENDDAIQAVRKVLADLKVPAYDEKKNSGVIRHIMARHGYHTNELMIVLVTKVKQLRGADKIVEGILKAVPNVTSIQQNINPDETNVILGKRNIVLHGPSVIRDQIAGLTYEISPHSFFQVNPLQTEKLYGKALEYAQLTGDEIVVDAYCGIGSISLSLAQQAKHVYGIEMVPQAIDDARRNAKANGIDNVSFEYGTAETVMPALVKGGIKPDVIVVDPPRKGCDEEFLRAAAEVAPKRIVYVSCNASTQARDAKLLAELGYKLMEVTPVDMFPHTTHVESVALFVREEN
- the gatB gene encoding Asp-tRNA(Asn)/Glu-tRNA(Gln) amidotransferase subunit GatB, which codes for MNFETVIGIEVHAELNTNTKMFCGCAREYGAETNTKTCPICLGHPGVLPKINEKAVELAVRAAMALNCQVADQTKFDRKNYFYPDTPKAYQISQFDQPIGFDGYIDAEVDGETKRFRIERVHLEEDAGKMNHTGANHSVVDFNRTGAPLIEIVSEADMRSAKEAVAYLERLKEVLQYAGVSDVKMEEGSLRCDCNISVRPYGQEKFGTKTELKNLNSFGNVLKGLEYEEDRHRKLLLSGGVMRQETLRFDETKKQTVLMRVKEGASDYRYFPEPDLVKLVLDHDWKEAIRAGIPELPDARRVRYQEALGLSAYDAKQLTVTREMAEYFEATIAAGAEPKAAANWTVGEVQGHLNKSTETFDTIKLTPARLAEMIELIAGGTISSKIAKQVFTAVIEQGVEPRAYVEEQGLAQISDEGLLRGLVVEMFEANPAVVEELVNGRDRKKGFVIGQIMKKTKGMANPALLDQLFYEELEKLK
- a CDS encoding diacylglycerol kinase, which gives rise to MRPRARVIYNPTSGKEMVKRNLPYILDRLEAAGYETSVYSTKAVGDATYEAARACEAEFDLVVAAGGDGTLNEVISGMASYPVRPKLGVLPVGTTNDFGRAMRIPLTIEGAMDVICTGYTMPVDIGKIEGTTGTHYFINIAGGGIMTELSYEVPSKLKTALGQLAYYVKGMEKLPQIRPTYVELEHERGIFKGEVMLFLTSNTNSVGGFEKLSPNASLNDGRFDLFILKKCNLVELIRVMRLALKGDHFSDPCIEHVTTSFVRMRNTSEMSLNIDGEFGGICEGEMTNLQSHFDVMTPKFRIDEMETINLQLQAQEQETNLA
- a CDS encoding CDP-glycerol glycerophosphotransferase family protein, which encodes MTQLLTKIRRKKIHKGLLLYRLFQKLPVQKNLVLFESFLGRGYSDNPKALYLTLQKQHPELELVWIFAKEPTAAVKAVCPNWVLRNSPKYYYLMARAQYWIFNTRQPLSLKKRRETIYLQTWHGTPLKRLGLDMDEVHMPGTNTEQYKKNFSAQAREWTYLLSPNLYSSAIFKRAFDFRGLLLETGYPRNDLLYAPDRQQQAEQIKQSLQLPPDKKVILYAPTWRDDEFVTKGQYRFNLKLDLEQMQARLSDDHIVLLRMHYLIAEYLDLTAFDGFAYDVSAYGDIAELYLISDLLITDYSSVFFDYAHLNRPMLFFTYDLEKYASVLRGFYFDFEAVVPGPLLKESDQVIDYIENIEIQSKQYEDKYAAFQERFCSLDDGKSSQRVVDALFASKIQ